In Flexistipes sp., the following proteins share a genomic window:
- a CDS encoding integrase domain-containing protein: protein MSKTRRNFNGEKDLSRKAASFRMAMEVVKSKNEETMQKSAQAIRLLADFAKEEYGLKNLAKLDSEQMSDFANYIQERLDNNEISAGHATNIISSLNTIFTYYYRTDLNISAKEYGLNRGSRFDNVDKSITDYTHQKLSEFLTDKYLSTGDIKYEALRIQTELQRQLGLRFKESALFTGKELHKNGTIDILRGTKGGQLRTLRAFEKQKELINSVRAFRKEFRLNNSLIPDNYRYKDWKAFSYNVIRNFREETGIKYNFHGERHHYAQTRYIELTGHEPPVKRDAFEENPVKKEKDLEVRLQISEELGHHRVDITSYYLGK, encoded by the coding sequence ATGTCAAAAACAAGGCGTAATTTCAACGGGGAAAAGGATTTATCACGGAAAGCTGCAAGTTTCCGCATGGCAATGGAAGTTGTAAAGTCAAAGAATGAAGAAACAATGCAAAAATCAGCACAAGCTATTCGCTTGTTAGCCGATTTTGCCAAGGAAGAATACGGTTTGAAAAATCTTGCAAAGCTTGATTCTGAACAGATGTCTGATTTTGCAAATTATATTCAGGAAAGGTTGGACAACAATGAAATATCTGCGGGGCACGCTACAAATATTATTTCATCATTAAACACAATTTTTACATATTATTACCGTACCGATCTCAATATTTCAGCTAAAGAATATGGGTTAAACAGAGGCTCAAGATTTGATAATGTCGATAAGAGTATTACTGATTATACGCATCAAAAATTATCAGAATTTTTAACAGATAAATATTTATCAACTGGTGATATAAAATATGAAGCTCTACGAATCCAAACTGAGCTGCAAAGACAGTTGGGGCTTAGATTTAAGGAATCGGCCCTCTTTACTGGCAAAGAACTGCATAAAAACGGTACTATAGATATACTGAGGGGAACAAAAGGTGGCCAGTTAAGAACATTAAGAGCTTTCGAGAAACAGAAAGAATTAATAAACTCAGTAAGAGCATTCCGCAAAGAATTTCGGCTTAATAATTCTTTAATTCCTGATAACTACAGATATAAGGACTGGAAAGCATTTTCATATAATGTGATAAGAAACTTCAGGGAAGAGACAGGTATAAAATACAACTTCCACGGGGAAAGGCATCATTATGCACAAACAAGGTATATAGAGCTCACAGGACATGAGCCGCCTGTTAAACGTGACGCTTTTGAGGAAAATCCCGTTAAAAAGGAAAAAGATTTAGAGGTTAGGCTACAAATCAGCGAAGAATTGGGTCATCATCGCGTAGATATTACCAGTTATTATCTTGGCAAATAA